In Malus sylvestris chromosome 15, drMalSylv7.2, whole genome shotgun sequence, a single genomic region encodes these proteins:
- the LOC126601745 gene encoding protein JINGUBANG-like, whose protein sequence is MKGSTRGNRIFSEENSTRGQKFDRLKNSPEHEDSGFTTPLSYEPDSMVAEDAALSPFNKSPWSAHMNNNDNNNNASETANDNFSPNVLMGALVREEGHIYSLAASGDLLYTGSDSKNIRIWKKHNEYSGFKSNSGLVKAIIIAKEKIFTGHQDGKIRVWKVSTKNATHKRIGTLPTLKNYIKCSMKPSNYVEVRGKSKVLWIKHFDSISCLSLSEDQTLLYSASWDKTFKVWRVSDFKCLESINAHDDAVNALVVGFDGLVFTGSADGTVKIWRKELQGKGTKHFFSQTLLKQECAVTALAVNPDATIIYCGSSDGLVNFWEREKNLQHGGVLRGHKLAVLCLATAGCLVFSGSADMGICVWRLGPDGEHICLSVLTGHTGPVKCLAVERDHDQSTSGETRWIVYSGSLDKSVKMWRISEQAQPMVPNQKHQHYTSDGYCVPMLSSAPSFASRGGKMGSRRF, encoded by the coding sequence ATGAAAGGCTCGACGAGAGGCAACCGCATATTCTCCGAGGAGAACAGCACTCGTGGCCAAAAGTTTGACAGGTTAAAGAACTCCCCGGAACACGAAGACTCGGGTTTTACGACCCCCCTCAGCTACGAGCCAGACTCGATGGTGGCGGAGGACGCCGCTTTGTCTCCTTTCAATAAGTCTCCATGGTCTGCCCATATGAACAACAACGACAATAATAATAATGCTTCAGAAACGGCCAACGACAACTTCTCCCCCAACGTTCTCATGGGTGCGTTGGTTCGTGAAGAAGGACACATATACTCGTTGGCCGCCTCTGGAGACTTGTTGTACACGGGTTCGGATAGCAAGAACATTCGGATTTGGAAGAAGCACAACGAGTATTCAGGGTTCAAATCGAATAGCGGATTGGTTAAAGCGATAATCATAGCGAAGGAGAAGATCTTCACCGGTCATCAAGACGGGAAAATTAGGGTGTGGAAGGTGTCCACCAAGAACGCAACTCACAAGCGAATAGGAACTTTACCTACGTTGAAGAATTACATAAAGTGTTCCATGAAGCCGAGTAATTACGTTGAAGTGAGAGGCAAGAGCAAAGTCCTATGGATCAAACACTTTGATTCCATCTCATGCTTGAGCTTGAGCGAAGATCAGACGTTACTATACTCCGCGTCGTGGGACAAAACGTTTAAGGTTTGGAGGGTTTCCGATTTCAAGTGCTTGGAGTCGATCAACGCTCACGATGACGCCGTCAATGCGTTGGTTGTTGGATTTGATGGGTTGGTCTTCACCGGTTCTGCCGACGGAACGGTTAAAATTTGGCGGAAAGAGTTACAAGGAAAAGGTACTAAGCACTTCTTCTCACAAACACTTTTAAAGCAGGAATGTGCGGTCACAGCCTTAGCTGTGAACCCGGACGCCACAATCATATATTGTGGCTCGTCCGACGGACTAGTCAACTTCTGGGAACGGGAGAAGAACCTCCAACACGGCGGTGTTTTGAGAGGCCACAAGCTGGCGGTTCTGTGCTTGGCCACGGCTGGGTGCTTAGTATTCAGTGGCTCCGCTGACATGGGGATTTGCGTGTGGAGATTAGGCCCTGACGGGGAGCACATTTGCTTGTCGGTGCTGACGGGGCACACGGGGCCGGTGAAGTGCTTGGCTGTGGAGAGAGATCACGATCAGTCGACGTCTGGAGAGACGAGGTGGATCGTGTATAGTGGGAGTTTGGATAAGTCGGTGAAGATGTGGAGGATTTCGGAGCAAGCGCAGCCTATGGTGCCGAACCAGAAGCACCAGCACTACACCTCCGATGGGTATTGTGTGCCAATGTTGAGCTCGGCGCCTAGCTTTGCTTCTCGTGGAGGGAAAATGGGTTCAAGAAGATTCTAG